One genomic segment of Occultella kanbiaonis includes these proteins:
- a CDS encoding FecCD family ABC transporter permease, translated as MSRTRGTRLLGLAAAVGLLALTVAASLAFGNRDIPLDVVFAALTDRLPGDVLHNIVWDQRLPRTFVGLLVGAALGVAGTLMQGITRNPLADPGLLGVNAGASLFVALAISVFGITSPSGYVWFAFAGAAAAAAVVYAIGAIGREGATPVKLALAGTALTAGITSIITLILISSTETTNAFRFWQVGSLASRGTGTWGLSWVLLVLLAIGLALALLSGRSLNLLAMGDDLARGLGANLGVARGVAAVSIVLLAGTATALAGPIVFVGLVVPHIIRPVIGGDYRWILVYSLFVGPALLLAADVVGRVIARPGELEAGLVVALVGAPVMIAIVRRVKLAGL; from the coding sequence ATGAGCCGCACCCGCGGCACCCGCCTGCTCGGCCTGGCGGCCGCCGTCGGGCTCCTCGCCCTGACCGTCGCGGCCAGCCTCGCGTTCGGCAACCGCGACATCCCGCTCGACGTGGTGTTCGCCGCGCTCACCGACCGGCTGCCGGGTGACGTGCTGCACAACATCGTCTGGGACCAGCGGCTGCCGCGGACCTTCGTCGGCCTGCTCGTCGGTGCTGCGCTCGGCGTCGCCGGCACCCTGATGCAGGGCATCACCCGCAACCCGCTCGCCGACCCGGGCCTGCTCGGAGTGAACGCGGGCGCGTCGCTGTTCGTCGCGTTGGCGATCAGCGTGTTCGGCATCACGAGCCCGTCCGGGTACGTCTGGTTCGCGTTCGCCGGTGCGGCCGCGGCGGCCGCCGTGGTGTATGCGATCGGTGCGATCGGACGCGAAGGTGCCACGCCGGTCAAGCTCGCCCTCGCGGGTACCGCGCTGACCGCCGGGATCACGTCGATCATCACCCTGATCCTGATCTCCAGCACGGAGACCACGAACGCGTTCCGGTTCTGGCAGGTGGGTTCGCTCGCCTCCCGGGGGACCGGGACCTGGGGCCTGTCCTGGGTACTGCTCGTGCTGCTCGCCATCGGCCTGGCCCTGGCGCTGCTGTCCGGACGCTCCCTGAACCTGTTGGCGATGGGTGACGACCTCGCCCGCGGGCTCGGCGCGAACCTCGGCGTCGCCCGCGGCGTCGCGGCCGTCTCGATCGTGCTGCTCGCCGGGACGGCGACGGCGTTGGCCGGGCCGATCGTGTTCGTCGGCCTCGTGGTGCCGCACATCATCCGCCCGGTCATCGGCGGCGACTACCGCTGGATCCTCGTGTACTCGCTGTTCGTCGGGCCGGCGCTGCTGCTCGCGGCGGATGTGGTTGGCCGCGTCATCGCCCGCCCGGGTGAGCTCGAGGCCGGCCTGGTCGTCGCGCTGGTGGGCGCCCCGGTCATGATCGCGATCGTGCGCCGAGTGAAGCTGGCGGGGCTGTGA
- a CDS encoding FecCD family ABC transporter permease, producing MSRVEQVATIPAPTGVLRAARNEAAGRVRTITLVLICLAVGLALATLVWDGHASDLWNQFLGIFGAGNGDGAFTITKLRLPRVVLSVLVGVAFGLSGALFQSVLRNPLASPDIIGISGGASLAAAFGLLVLGVGGIVLSVFAFAGAIVVAAAIYLLAWRDGVSGYRFVLIGVGIAFAVNAGIGYLLTRSEVNDVRSALVWMVGSIGTPPWRDIAVLAVGMLVLVPLVGVSVGRLRILQLGDETAGGLGVSPERARLAVLAVAVGLAAVATAFAGPVAFVAFVSAPIARRLLPTAGLALVPSALVGTVVVLAAEFTAQNVLGALEVPVGIVTGIIGAPYLLWLLATSNRGGRGA from the coding sequence GTGAGCCGCGTCGAGCAGGTTGCCACGATCCCCGCCCCGACGGGCGTGCTGCGCGCCGCCCGGAACGAGGCCGCCGGCCGGGTCCGCACCATCACGCTCGTCCTGATCTGTCTCGCGGTTGGGCTCGCGCTGGCGACTCTCGTCTGGGACGGTCACGCCTCGGACCTGTGGAACCAGTTCCTCGGGATCTTCGGCGCCGGTAACGGCGACGGCGCCTTCACGATCACCAAGCTGCGCCTGCCCCGCGTGGTCCTGTCCGTCCTGGTCGGGGTCGCGTTCGGCCTCTCGGGTGCGCTGTTCCAGTCCGTGCTGCGCAACCCGCTGGCCAGCCCGGACATCATCGGCATCAGTGGGGGAGCGAGTCTCGCCGCGGCGTTCGGGCTGCTCGTGCTCGGGGTCGGCGGCATCGTGCTGTCGGTGTTCGCGTTCGCCGGTGCCATCGTGGTGGCGGCCGCGATCTACCTGCTCGCGTGGCGGGACGGAGTGTCCGGCTACCGGTTCGTCCTCATCGGGGTCGGCATCGCGTTCGCCGTGAACGCCGGGATCGGCTACCTGCTGACCCGGTCCGAGGTCAACGACGTCCGCTCGGCGCTGGTCTGGATGGTCGGCAGCATCGGGACGCCGCCCTGGCGCGACATCGCGGTCCTGGCCGTCGGGATGCTCGTGCTCGTCCCGCTGGTGGGGGTGAGCGTCGGGCGGCTACGAATCCTGCAGCTCGGCGACGAGACCGCCGGCGGGCTCGGCGTCTCGCCGGAGCGGGCCCGGCTCGCGGTGCTCGCCGTTGCCGTCGGCCTCGCCGCCGTGGCGACGGCGTTCGCCGGCCCGGTCGCGTTCGTCGCCTTCGTCTCGGCGCCGATCGCCCGCCGACTGCTGCCGACGGCGGGGCTCGCCCTGGTCCCGTCGGCGCTGGTCGGGACGGTGGTCGTCCTGGCGGCCGAGTTCACCGCGCAGAACGTGCTCGGGGCGCTCGAGGTGCCCGTCGGCATCGTCACCGGCATCATCGGCGCGCCCTACCTGCTGTGGCTGCTGGCCACCTCGAACCGTGGAGGACGCGGAGCGTGA
- a CDS encoding ABC transporter ATP-binding protein, giving the protein MLAQGLSLAYDGAPVVHDLDLEIPPGRITVIVGGNGCGKSTLLRGIARLLRPSAGEVLLDGTAVHDRPAKDVARIIGILPQSPTAPEGITVADLVGRGRYPHQGWFRQWTSTDDAVVTAALAATDTLELAARRVEELSGGQAQRVWIAMALAQDPDILLLDEPTTFLDVTHQLEVLDLLHELNRTRGATVVMVLHDLNLAARYADHLVVMHAGQVQAIGSPADVLTPELVAQAFKLRARVVPDPVCGSPMVVPIGRFHGSEPELVLPPPAGAP; this is encoded by the coding sequence CTGCTCGCCCAGGGCCTGTCGCTGGCGTACGACGGCGCGCCCGTGGTGCATGACCTCGACCTGGAGATCCCGCCCGGGAGGATCACCGTGATCGTCGGCGGCAACGGCTGCGGCAAGTCCACCCTGCTGCGCGGCATCGCCCGGCTGCTGCGACCCAGCGCGGGTGAGGTGCTGCTCGACGGCACCGCCGTGCACGACCGCCCTGCGAAGGACGTGGCCAGGATCATCGGGATCCTGCCGCAGAGCCCCACCGCGCCGGAGGGCATCACGGTCGCGGACCTCGTCGGCCGTGGGCGCTACCCGCATCAGGGGTGGTTCCGGCAATGGACGTCGACCGATGACGCCGTCGTGACCGCCGCGTTGGCGGCGACCGACACCCTGGAACTTGCCGCGCGCCGCGTCGAGGAGCTCTCCGGCGGACAGGCGCAGCGGGTCTGGATCGCGATGGCGCTGGCCCAGGACCCGGACATCCTGCTCCTGGACGAGCCCACCACGTTCCTGGACGTGACCCATCAGCTCGAGGTGCTCGACCTGCTGCACGAGCTGAACCGGACCCGTGGCGCCACGGTGGTCATGGTGCTGCACGACCTCAACCTCGCGGCCCGGTACGCCGATCACCTCGTCGTGATGCATGCGGGCCAGGTGCAGGCGATCGGCTCGCCCGCCGACGTGCTGACGCCCGAGCTCGTCGCGCAGGCGTTCAAGCTGCGCGCCCGGGTCGTTCCCGATCCCGTGTGCGGCTCGCCGATGGTGGTGCCGATCGGGCGCTTCCACGGCAGCGAGCCGGAGCTGGTTTTGCCACCACCCGCCGGCGCGCCTTAG
- a CDS encoding ABC transporter substrate-binding protein produces MSRRPIYLVAAATLTTLALAACSGGDGSGDDPTDGGSAAGGDWETVTIEHALGTTEITEAPENVVTLGWGSTEAALALGVVPAGIEAQTYAVNDEGLLPWVAETLDEQGASPTIIPATVEEPAYEDIDDLNPDLILAPYSGITQEQYDLLSEIAPTVAYPDAPWTTPWRELITIVGQSLGLDEEAATVISDLDAEVAAVAEAHPELEGITVAAVWDIGGTFYVYKPADSRVDFLLDLGLVSAPSVEALDSGGDTFVYSLSYEQTDQLDAQLIVNYASTEAEVETFLAQSYAQAIPAVQAGAIANITGDALIAAMSPPTALSLTWGLEDYATTISEAAANVQ; encoded by the coding sequence GTGTCTCGACGCCCGATCTACCTGGTGGCCGCCGCCACCCTGACCACCCTCGCGCTCGCCGCGTGCTCCGGCGGCGACGGGAGCGGCGACGACCCGACCGACGGCGGCAGCGCGGCCGGTGGGGACTGGGAGACCGTCACCATCGAGCACGCGCTCGGCACCACGGAGATCACCGAGGCGCCCGAGAACGTCGTCACGCTGGGCTGGGGCTCTACCGAGGCCGCCCTGGCACTCGGCGTGGTCCCGGCGGGCATCGAGGCGCAGACCTACGCCGTCAACGACGAGGGCCTGCTGCCCTGGGTCGCGGAGACCCTGGACGAGCAGGGCGCCTCGCCGACCATCATCCCGGCGACCGTCGAGGAGCCGGCGTACGAGGACATCGACGACCTCAACCCGGATCTGATCCTCGCGCCGTACTCGGGGATCACGCAGGAACAGTACGACCTGCTCAGCGAGATCGCGCCGACGGTGGCCTACCCGGACGCGCCCTGGACGACCCCCTGGCGTGAGCTGATCACGATCGTCGGCCAGTCCCTCGGGCTCGACGAGGAGGCCGCGACGGTCATCTCGGACCTGGACGCGGAGGTCGCCGCGGTGGCCGAGGCGCACCCGGAGCTCGAAGGGATCACGGTCGCGGCGGTCTGGGACATCGGCGGCACGTTCTACGTGTACAAGCCGGCGGACTCGCGGGTGGACTTCCTGCTCGACCTCGGTCTGGTGAGTGCGCCGTCGGTCGAGGCACTGGACTCCGGCGGTGACACGTTCGTGTACTCGCTGTCCTACGAGCAGACCGATCAGCTCGACGCCCAGCTCATCGTGAACTACGCGTCCACCGAGGCCGAGGTCGAGACGTTCCTGGCCCAGTCCTACGCCCAGGCCATTCCGGCCGTGCAGGCCGGCGCGATCGCGAACATCACCGGGGACGCCCTGATCGCGGCGATGTCCCCGCCGACCGCACTGTCCCTGACCTGGGGCCTCGAGGACTACGCAACGACCATCAGTGAGGCCGCCGCGAACGTGCAGTAG
- a CDS encoding chloramphenicol phosphotransferase CPT family protein has protein sequence MSTVVILNGVPRSGKSSIARAIQDGLDGVWLNLGVDVFQTATPANRQPGIGLRPGGERPDLEDYVATAYRAMFASIAAHVQRGLNVVTDVGLHDDYSAPLAIRREAAEILQGLPVLFVGVRCPVDVVRQRRRDTWGGTGVAGVADVGGQAGVRGTGSLPGSTAGARTDDPVLRWERAVHSPGRYDLELDTSQLTPQECAERIAACLRTATPLSSAAPPGTAASPEPAAPTSSAAPPPSAFFDLS, from the coding sequence ATGAGCACGGTCGTCATCCTCAATGGCGTTCCCAGATCCGGAAAGTCATCGATCGCGCGTGCGATCCAGGACGGCCTCGATGGCGTATGGCTCAATCTCGGCGTCGACGTGTTTCAGACTGCGACTCCCGCGAATCGCCAGCCCGGCATCGGGTTGCGGCCCGGAGGTGAGCGGCCCGACCTGGAGGACTACGTCGCGACTGCCTACCGCGCGATGTTCGCGTCGATCGCGGCGCATGTCCAGCGGGGTCTGAATGTCGTCACCGACGTCGGCCTGCACGATGACTACTCCGCGCCCCTCGCGATCCGGCGCGAAGCGGCAGAGATCCTGCAGGGCCTACCCGTGCTCTTCGTGGGCGTGCGCTGCCCGGTGGACGTCGTGCGCCAACGCCGCCGTGATACCTGGGGCGGGACCGGTGTCGCCGGGGTGGCCGACGTCGGCGGTCAGGCTGGCGTGCGCGGCACGGGGAGCTTGCCCGGTAGCACGGCCGGCGCCCGCACCGACGACCCGGTGCTGCGCTGGGAGCGCGCCGTCCACTCCCCCGGACGCTACGACCTCGAGCTGGACACCTCCCAGCTCACTCCGCAGGAGTGCGCCGAGCGGATCGCGGCGTGTCTACGGACCGCGACTCCCCTGTCGTCGGCAGCACCGCCTGGAACCGCCGCATCACCAGAGCCGGCCGCGCCCACCTCGTCGGCCGCACCACCGCCGTCGGCCTTCTTCGACCTGTCCTGA
- a CDS encoding HNH endonuclease signature motif containing protein, whose product MDDTTTTTGAGVSGASVALASRMHLSLADLMAGSLEDQLIAIEALTQGIATADPVTESDRYGSRFLGHAALRTHLITQALTGAQLDWMGLESEAGTWDTSKGFRTYPHFVAKTYGISGASARRMSTLATGLRNSLPATRTWLRTGKIGIDQAQILLKATTTQAAVDGLQYPATPTNPNTAEASTDGSTSTDGSDGTDGSDGTDGSTSTDGSDGTDGSTSTDGSDGTDVTAASDPTEGAEGATGSADASDEADPTAAPDAAGAAAAAGAGRVQTVEEFLLANAATRSPEDLRRLVDHFVAIADPDATDKAHHAASDREYLNIDRTMDGYHLAGFLTLEHGQYVRTALEAIMGKPAAGETRTSSQRRAQALSDLAHTALDHGKVGTSGSVRPHLGVLINYPEFLDIITTTETTQTTSGSGTEEAPGTEEAAGAEDSATGEAPDAAEAASPTPPPRPITEPLPGLDTTTDPTDDPADHSPRSNAGPTTTDTAARPANEPGTPAQAPTPASTTTPCDPAREPGASAEAPTPANPATPAGGPGASAQAPTPTNPVTSQDPAHEPDAPTPTPTPSSPAAPGPGTNEPVAPAKTPTPTDPATPAGEPGTPAQAPAPSPTSEATGLPDCQSRAVGALGQPTTDPNGTATPSTNSTALPGTNSTAVPGTNVTALPSIAVPGIAVPGIAVPSIAVPAGRDWAALLAAGPATFTDNTGPVPRDLLDRIIGCSGETYRIIFGPDNEILNHGRAHRLYTAAQRRALIARDRHCVYHNCTAPPERCETHHGTKHWADGGNTDLHDAGLACYYHHHWIHTHNITMTRHNGKWHFYRPDGTEIHPTNPPWN is encoded by the coding sequence ATGGACGACACCACCACCACGACCGGTGCTGGCGTATCGGGGGCGAGTGTGGCGCTCGCGTCCCGGATGCACCTGTCTCTGGCGGACCTGATGGCGGGGTCGCTGGAGGATCAGCTGATCGCGATCGAGGCCCTCACCCAGGGCATCGCGACCGCGGATCCGGTCACCGAGTCCGACCGGTACGGGTCCCGGTTCCTGGGCCACGCGGCGTTGCGGACGCACCTGATCACGCAGGCGTTGACCGGTGCCCAGCTGGACTGGATGGGCCTGGAGTCCGAGGCCGGGACCTGGGACACCAGCAAGGGGTTCCGGACCTACCCGCACTTCGTGGCCAAGACCTACGGCATCAGCGGTGCCAGCGCCCGCCGGATGTCGACCCTGGCCACCGGGCTACGCAACAGTCTGCCCGCGACCCGGACCTGGTTGCGGACCGGGAAGATCGGCATCGACCAGGCCCAGATCCTGCTCAAGGCCACCACCACCCAAGCCGCCGTCGACGGCCTGCAGTACCCCGCCACCCCCACCAACCCCAACACAGCCGAGGCGAGCACCGACGGCAGCACCAGCACCGACGGCAGCGATGGCACCGACGGCAGCGATGGCACCGACGGCAGCACCAGCACCGACGGCAGCGATGGCACCGACGGCAGCACCAGCACCGACGGCAGCGATGGCACGGACGTGACCGCGGCCAGCGACCCCACCGAGGGCGCCGAGGGCGCGACCGGCAGTGCCGATGCCAGCGACGAGGCCGACCCCACCGCGGCCCCCGACGCCGCGGGCGCTGCCGCCGCTGCTGGTGCTGGTCGGGTGCAGACGGTCGAGGAGTTCCTCCTCGCCAACGCCGCCACCCGCTCCCCGGAGGACCTGCGCAGGTTGGTCGATCACTTCGTCGCGATCGCCGACCCCGACGCCACCGACAAGGCCCACCACGCCGCCTCCGACCGCGAATACCTCAACATCGACCGCACCATGGACGGCTACCACCTCGCCGGATTCCTCACCCTCGAACACGGCCAATACGTACGCACCGCACTCGAAGCGATCATGGGCAAGCCCGCCGCCGGAGAGACCCGCACCTCCTCCCAACGCCGCGCCCAAGCCCTCAGCGACCTCGCCCACACCGCCCTGGACCACGGCAAAGTCGGCACCTCCGGATCCGTCCGCCCCCACCTCGGCGTCCTCATCAACTACCCCGAATTCCTCGACATCATCACCACCACCGAAACCACCCAGACCACCAGTGGATCCGGAACCGAGGAAGCCCCCGGGACCGAGGAAGCAGCCGGAGCCGAAGACTCGGCGACCGGCGAGGCGCCCGACGCAGCCGAGGCAGCCAGCCCGACGCCGCCCCCGCGACCGATCACCGAACCCCTACCCGGCCTGGACACCACCACCGACCCAACCGATGACCCGGCCGACCACAGCCCGCGCAGCAACGCCGGCCCGACCACAACGGACACGGCAGCCCGTCCGGCGAACGAGCCCGGCACTCCCGCGCAAGCACCCACCCCGGCGAGCACGACCACCCCGTGCGACCCTGCGCGCGAGCCCGGCGCTTCCGCGGAGGCGCCCACCCCGGCGAACCCGGCCACCCCGGCAGGCGGGCCCGGCGCTTCCGCGCAAGCGCCCACCCCGACGAACCCCGTCACCTCCCAGGACCCGGCGCACGAGCCCGACGCTCCGACACCAACGCCCACACCATCGAGCCCAGCCGCGCCAGGGCCCGGGACCAACGAACCCGTCGCCCCGGCGAAGACGCCCACCCCGACGGACCCGGCCACCCCGGCAGGCGAGCCCGGCACTCCCGCGCAAGCACCCGCCCCCTCGCCCACGTCGGAGGCCACCGGTCTGCCCGACTGCCAATCGCGGGCCGTCGGAGCACTCGGCCAACCCACCACCGACCCCAACGGCACCGCTACGCCCAGCACCAACAGCACCGCCCTGCCCGGCACCAACAGCACCGCCGTGCCCGGCACCAACGTCACGGCCCTGCCCAGCATCGCCGTGCCCGGCATCGCCGTGCCCGGCATCGCCGTGCCCAGCATCGCCGTACCCGCCGGGCGGGACTGGGCCGCGCTACTCGCCGCGGGACCTGCCACCTTCACCGACAACACCGGCCCCGTCCCCCGCGACCTGCTCGACCGCATCATCGGCTGCTCCGGCGAGACCTACCGCATCATCTTCGGACCCGACAACGAAATCCTCAACCACGGCCGAGCCCACCGCCTCTACACCGCCGCCCAACGCCGCGCCCTCATCGCCCGCGACCGCCACTGCGTCTACCACAACTGCACCGCCCCACCCGAACGCTGCGAAACCCACCACGGCACCAAACACTGGGCCGACGGCGGCAACACCGACCTCCACGACGCCGGCCTCGCCTGCTACTACCACCACCACTGGATCCACACCCACAACATCACCATGACCCGACACAACGGAAAATGGCACTTCTACCGACCCGACGGCACCGAAATCCACCCCACCAACCCGCCCTGGAACTGA
- a CDS encoding nitroreductase family protein, with the protein MVRRRRMVRSFTEEAIPDEAIERMLSNAVRAPSAGFSQGWAFLVLDMPDDVATFWRVTTPPERAVDSSAWLKGMRTAPAIIVPMASESIYRDRYEERDKGATPRDQQHWAAPFWHIDTGMASLLILQTAVDLGLGACFFGIPKTEHEAFRSTFGAPATFEPIGAIAVGHPAPDDRPGLSARTRKRRPDAEVVHRGRW; encoded by the coding sequence GTGGTTCGCCGCCGCAGGATGGTGCGGTCCTTCACGGAAGAGGCGATCCCGGACGAGGCGATCGAGAGGATGCTGTCGAATGCGGTCCGGGCTCCGAGCGCCGGATTCAGCCAGGGGTGGGCCTTCCTCGTGCTCGACATGCCGGATGACGTCGCGACCTTCTGGCGTGTGACCACCCCGCCGGAACGTGCCGTTGACTCAAGTGCCTGGTTGAAGGGTATGCGGACCGCGCCCGCGATCATTGTGCCGATGGCCTCCGAGTCCATCTATCGCGACCGATACGAGGAGCGGGACAAGGGCGCTACGCCCCGAGACCAGCAGCATTGGGCGGCACCGTTCTGGCACATCGATACCGGCATGGCGTCGCTGCTGATCCTGCAGACCGCGGTCGACCTGGGTCTCGGAGCGTGCTTCTTCGGAATCCCGAAGACCGAGCACGAGGCGTTCCGGAGCACTTTCGGCGCACCGGCGACGTTCGAGCCGATCGGAGCGATCGCCGTCGGGCATCCCGCCCCTGACGACCGACCTGGGCTCTCGGCCCGGACGCGAAAGCGCAGACCGGACGCCGAAGTCGTACACCGCGGGCGCTGGTAG
- a CDS encoding nucleoside deaminase, translated as MSLSDGEGLALALEEARAGRAEGGIPIGAALIADGEILAVGRNRRVQLGSAIRHGETDCLENAGRLPAAVYRRATIVTTLSPCDMCTGAILLYGIPRVVIGENRTFLGGEDLLRARGVEVVVLDDPACTAMMTDFIAAEPALWNEDIGE; from the coding sequence ATGTCCCTGTCGGATGGCGAGGGCCTCGCCCTTGCGCTCGAGGAAGCACGCGCAGGACGCGCCGAGGGTGGCATCCCGATCGGCGCGGCGCTCATCGCCGACGGCGAGATCCTCGCCGTCGGCCGCAACCGGCGTGTCCAACTCGGCAGCGCCATTCGCCATGGCGAGACCGACTGTCTCGAGAACGCTGGCCGGTTACCCGCGGCCGTGTATCGGCGGGCGACCATCGTGACCACGCTGTCGCCGTGCGACATGTGCACCGGAGCGATCCTGCTCTATGGCATCCCTCGGGTGGTCATCGGGGAGAACCGCACGTTCCTGGGAGGCGAGGACCTCCTGCGCGCCCGTGGGGTGGAGGTGGTGGTTCTCGACGACCCGGCTTGCACCGCGATGATGACGGACTTCATCGCCGCCGAACCGGCCCTGTGGAACGAGGACATCGGCGAATAG
- a CDS encoding ArsR/SmtB family transcription factor has translation MDARDDRLNRGFMALADPVRRQIIARLSTGPATVNDLAAPFEISKQAISKHIQVLEQAGLVTRTRDAQRRPVHLDAAALESLTAWIDRYRLLHEQQFRSLDAVLAASDATTGVAAVGDTTESTSELEES, from the coding sequence ATGGATGCTCGCGACGATCGACTGAACCGGGGCTTCATGGCCCTGGCCGATCCGGTCCGTCGTCAGATCATCGCTCGACTGAGTACCGGCCCGGCCACGGTGAATGATCTGGCCGCACCGTTCGAGATCAGCAAGCAGGCGATCTCCAAGCACATCCAGGTGCTGGAGCAGGCGGGTCTCGTGACCCGGACCAGGGACGCCCAGCGCCGTCCCGTGCACCTGGACGCCGCGGCACTGGAGTCCCTCACCGCATGGATCGACCGCTACCGCCTGCTCCACGAGCAGCAGTTCCGGTCACTCGACGCGGTACTGGCCGCGAGCGATGCGACCACCGGCGTCGCGGCCGTGGGGGACACGACAGAGTCCACATCCGAACTGGAGGAATCATGA
- a CDS encoding SRPBCC family protein → MSNATTISAPAGVPFIEITREFDAPVDAVYRAHVEPDLIKQWLGPRGYEMTIDRYDVTSGGGYAYTHVNGDEAYRFRGVFHTARENELIIQTFEYEGFPDAVSIESMTFEALEGGRTRLTGRSVYPTQEARDGMVESGMESGVNDGYERLDELLAG, encoded by the coding sequence ATGAGCAACGCAACCACCATCAGCGCACCCGCCGGTGTTCCCTTCATCGAGATCACCCGCGAGTTCGACGCGCCCGTCGACGCCGTCTATCGCGCCCACGTCGAACCGGACCTCATCAAGCAGTGGCTCGGGCCGCGTGGGTATGAGATGACGATCGACCGCTACGACGTGACCTCGGGCGGCGGGTACGCCTACACCCACGTCAACGGAGACGAGGCGTACCGCTTCCGCGGCGTCTTCCACACTGCCCGGGAGAACGAACTCATCATCCAGACGTTCGAGTACGAGGGGTTCCCGGACGCGGTCAGCATCGAATCGATGACTTTCGAGGCGCTCGAGGGTGGTCGCACCCGGCTGACCGGCCGCAGTGTCTACCCGACCCAGGAGGCCCGCGACGGCATGGTCGAGTCGGGGATGGAGTCCGGGGTCAACGACGGCTATGAACGACTCGACGAGCTTCTGGCCGGTTGA
- a CDS encoding MDR family MFS transporter: MPETAQTPPLNAPPGAPERLAPSTRLVITLLLVSSFVVILNETIMSVAIPNIMADLHIEASTGQWLSTSFLLTMAVVIPITGYLMQRFNTRPIFLAAMTLFSAGTLIAAVSPTFGLLIMGRVVQASGTAMMMPLLMTTLMTVVPPALRGRTMGNVSIVMAVAPAVGPAISGLVLSVLPWKWLFWLVLPIAVAALVLGALRVPNVSTPKPVPLDILSVVLAAFAFGGLIFGLSGLGEAARHAPPIPLAIPIGGGAVALVFFVLRQLYLQRDDRALLDLRVFKSRSYAVSLTMMALLMMSLFGTIILLPLYLQNVLNLETVTVGLMLLPGGLAMGLLGPVVGRLYDRYGPRPLVVPGAVVVSGALWSMTLLTEHSPLGMVLAAHVVLSLGLGLMFTPLFTTALGSLRPSLYSHGSAVLGTLQQFAGAAGTALFVVLMTVAQVNALDAGASEVHATAVGTQTAFTCGAVLSLVVIVAALFVRRPDEPERTADEEHEAPIAVH; the protein is encoded by the coding sequence ATGCCTGAAACTGCCCAGACTCCCCCACTGAACGCTCCGCCCGGGGCACCGGAACGGCTCGCACCATCCACCCGGCTGGTGATCACGCTCCTGCTCGTCTCCTCGTTCGTCGTCATCCTGAACGAGACGATCATGTCGGTGGCGATCCCGAACATCATGGCGGACCTGCACATCGAGGCCTCGACCGGCCAGTGGCTCTCGACCTCGTTCCTGCTCACCATGGCCGTCGTCATCCCGATCACCGGCTATCTGATGCAGCGGTTCAACACCCGCCCGATCTTCCTGGCCGCGATGACCCTGTTCAGCGCCGGCACCCTGATCGCTGCGGTCTCGCCGACGTTCGGGCTCCTGATCATGGGCCGGGTCGTCCAGGCCAGCGGCACCGCGATGATGATGCCGCTCCTGATGACCACACTGATGACCGTGGTGCCGCCGGCGCTACGCGGGCGGACCATGGGAAATGTCTCGATCGTCATGGCCGTCGCCCCCGCGGTCGGCCCCGCGATCTCCGGCCTGGTGCTGTCCGTCCTGCCCTGGAAGTGGCTGTTCTGGCTGGTGCTGCCGATCGCCGTCGCCGCGCTCGTGCTGGGTGCCCTTCGGGTGCCGAACGTCTCCACCCCGAAGCCTGTGCCGCTCGACATCCTTTCCGTGGTCCTGGCGGCGTTCGCCTTCGGTGGCCTGATCTTCGGCCTCAGCGGACTTGGTGAGGCCGCTCGGCACGCGCCGCCGATCCCGCTCGCGATCCCCATCGGCGGCGGCGCCGTCGCGCTGGTGTTCTTCGTGCTGCGTCAGCTCTACCTGCAACGTGATGACCGGGCGCTGCTCGACCTGCGGGTGTTCAAGTCCCGCAGCTATGCGGTCTCGTTGACCATGATGGCGCTGCTCATGATGTCCCTGTTCGGCACGATCATCCTGCTGCCGCTGTACCTGCAGAACGTGCTCAACCTCGAGACCGTCACCGTCGGCCTGATGCTCCTGCCGGGTGGTCTCGCGATGGGTCTGCTAGGGCCGGTCGTCGGCCGGCTCTACGACCGGTACGGCCCCCGGCCGCTGGTGGTACCGGGCGCGGTGGTCGTCTCCGGAGCGCTGTGGTCGATGACCCTGCTCACCGAGCACTCCCCTCTGGGCATGGTGCTCGCGGCACACGTTGTGCTCAGCCTCGGGCTTGGGCTCATGTTCACGCCGCTGTTCACCACGGCGCTCGGTTCGCTGCGTCCGAGCCTGTACTCGCACGGCAGCGCCGTGCTCGGCACGCTGCAGCAGTTCGCCGGCGCGGCCGGCACCGCCCTGTTCGTGGTGCTGATGACGGTCGCTCAGGTGAACGCGCTCGACGCCGGAGCCAGCGAGGTGCATGCGACCGCCGTCGGGACCCAGACCGCGTTCACGTGCGGCGCCGTGCTCTCACTGGTGGTCATCGTCGCCGCGCTGTTCGTCCGTCGACCGGACGAGCCCGAACGGACGGCGGACGAGGAGCACGAAGCACCGATCGCCGTCCACTGA